From the Perca flavescens isolate YP-PL-M2 chromosome 21, PFLA_1.0, whole genome shotgun sequence genome, one window contains:
- the LOC114547911 gene encoding interleukin-21 receptor isoform X2 translates to MLKNTNGDYFCSVNTFNPMPDDDNHYSEHFDDLDSFKISLCHNKTDGSELCEKLDDEYTPVTNIKPNAPCCLTVTHNSSQHLFTWRNTYEEVGQDSDMMDNLKYQLHYYKRGDKHNVLSHEINSDDKNYSVGNQNFVPDTKYTARVRSSPNQATYQGQWSDWSSELYWETESAVKDLPSNSFVSGLVKVLVPLFMMVTFILLFCYAPFKCRKSAFIPTPAPYFDTLYRDCQGDFKSWVVTQKNTYMLKTEETLQIDTLIECAVGEEEECQPHFHHQLMEGSTYSNITDPGCDASLLGIPYAVSTMAPLSFPGSSLQSLTLHSQGGSPTEGDSGCWLERDPPWYCNEYCTLSAFQQSSPVTAEHHGGTINKILPNRDDQSGGHHWSIS, encoded by the exons ATGCTGAAAAACACCAATGGGGATTACTTCTGCTCCGTTAACACATTCAATCCAATGCCTGATGACGACAATCATTACTCTGAGCACTTTGACGATTTAGATTCTTTTAAAATCTCGCTATGCCACAACAAAACTGATGGGTCTGAACTGTGTGAAAAACTGGATGACGAATACACGCCTGTGACAAACA TTAAACCCAACGCACCGTGCTGCCTCACAGTCACCCACAACTCAAGTCAACACCTCTTCACCTGGAGAAACACCTATGAGGAAGTTGGTCAGGACTCCGATATGATGGACAACTTGAAGTATCAGCTCCATTACTACAAAAGAGGAGACAAACACAAT GTGTTATCGCATGAAATTAACTCAGACGACAAGAATTATTCTGTGGGTAATCAGAATTTTGTACCAGACACCAAGTACACTGCCAGAGTGCGGTCAAGTCCTAATCAGGCTACTTACCAGGGACAGTGGAGCGACTGGTCTTCTGAGCTTTACTGGGAGACGGAGTCAGCTGTGAAAG ACCTCCCATCAAATTCATTTGTTTCTGGACTGGTTAAGGTGCTCGTTCCCTTATTTATGATGGTGACATTCATCTTACTTTTCTGCTACGCTCCATTTAA GTGCCGGAAGAGTGCCTTCATCCCAACTCCAGCACCCTATTTCGACACCCTGTACAGGGACTGCCAGGGAGATTTCAAG AGCTGGGTGGTTActcaaaaaaacacatacatgctGAAGACAGAGGAAACGCTCCAAATTGACACGCTAATCGAGTGCGCAGTTGGCGAGGAGGAAGAGTGTCAGCCCCACTTTCACCACCAGCTCATGGAGGGTAGCACGTACAGCAATATAACTGACCCAGGCTGTGATGCTTCTCTCCTGGGGATCCCGTACGCTGTGAGCACCATGGCTCCGTTGTCATTTCCAGGGAGCTCACTCCAGAGTCTGACCCTCCACTCACAGGGAGGGAGTCCTACTGAAGGAGACTCAGGGTGTTGGCTGGAGAGGGACCCTCCCTGGTACTGCAATGAGTACTGCACCCTGAGCGCCTTCCAGCAGAGTAGTCCAGTCACAGCAGAGCACCATGGGGGGACCATCAACAAAATCCTGCCCAACAGGGACGATCAGAGCGGAGGCCATCACTGGAGCATAAGCTGA
- the cfap119 gene encoding cilia- and flagella-associated protein 119 isoform X4: MNTKTKVPQALKAKVMLWTDVGYHDMEEIDKMHSIPDLESALCSAFRVDLLEPKRGVLLELYVQAVLFCRECNFIKEQTSALLSIIKSIHEANIETPLDNIEQCFKYCKELLLCHSVRRPPFSINLFSSEEVNCILKYIHNGYVRHYKLYKYIFTPQVKLDLSLTYSGISDQDEPTMEDSSAPGNNYKILKMRLKKKQKQRQIQKAKHPSKSRREPYSVQNQN; the protein is encoded by the exons ATGAATACGAAAACAAAG GTACCACAGGCCCTGAAAGCTAAAGTGATGCTATG GACAGATGTAGGCTACCATGACATGGAGGAGATCGACAAAATGCATTCCATTCCTGATCTGGAAAG TGCTTTATGCAGTGCGTTTAGAGTCGACCTACTTGAACCAAAAAGAGGAGTTCTGCTGGAGTTGTATGTCCAGGCGGTGCTTTTTTGCAGGGAGTGCAACTTCATAAAGGAACAAACTTCTGCTCTCTTGTCTATCATCAAGTCCATCCATGAGGCTAACATAG AAACTCCACTCGACAACATAGAACAGTGTTTCAAATACTGCAAGGAGCTACTTCTCTGTCACTCAGTCAGG CGCCCTCCCTTTAGTATCAACCTCTTCAGCTCTGAGGAGGTGAACTGTATCTTAAAGTACATCCATAACGGCTATGTGAGACACTACAAACTCTACAAATATATTTTCACCCCACAG gtAAAACTTGATTTGTCTTTGACTTACTCTGGGATCTCAGACCAGGATGAACCTACCATGGAGGATTCTTCTGCTCCAGGTAATAATTACAAG ATTTTGAAAATgagattaaaaaagaaacaaaagcagCGCCAAATACAGAAAGCAAAGCATCCATCGAAGAGCCGCAGGGAGCCTTACTCG GTTCAAAATCAGAACTGA
- the cfap119 gene encoding cilia- and flagella-associated protein 119 isoform X3: MEEIDKMHSIPDLESALCSAFRVDLLEPKRGVLLELYVQAVLFCRECNFIKEQTSALLSIIKSIHEANIETPLDNIEQCFKYCKELLLCHSVRRPPFSINLFSSEEVNCILKYIHNGYVRHYKLYKYIFTPQVKLDLSLTYSGISDQDEPTMEDSSAPDFENEIKKETKAAPNTESKASIEEPQGALLGSKSELKALIEKEVREQMTLVSGQLDQRMKDIADQHNSAQDSPQPNHKAKK; encoded by the exons ATGGAGGAGATCGACAAAATGCATTCCATTCCTGATCTGGAAAG TGCTTTATGCAGTGCGTTTAGAGTCGACCTACTTGAACCAAAAAGAGGAGTTCTGCTGGAGTTGTATGTCCAGGCGGTGCTTTTTTGCAGGGAGTGCAACTTCATAAAGGAACAAACTTCTGCTCTCTTGTCTATCATCAAGTCCATCCATGAGGCTAACATAG AAACTCCACTCGACAACATAGAACAGTGTTTCAAATACTGCAAGGAGCTACTTCTCTGTCACTCAGTCAGG CGCCCTCCCTTTAGTATCAACCTCTTCAGCTCTGAGGAGGTGAACTGTATCTTAAAGTACATCCATAACGGCTATGTGAGACACTACAAACTCTACAAATATATTTTCACCCCACAG gtAAAACTTGATTTGTCTTTGACTTACTCTGGGATCTCAGACCAGGATGAACCTACCATGGAGGATTCTTCTGCTCCAG ATTTTGAAAATgagattaaaaaagaaacaaaagcagCGCCAAATACAGAAAGCAAAGCATCCATCGAAGAGCCGCAGGGAGCCTTACTCG GTTCAAAATCAGAACTGAAGGCACTGATCGAGAAAGAGGTCAGAGAGCAGATGACGCTTGTGTCTGGACAATTAGATCAGCGAATGAAAGACATTGCAGATCAGCACAACAGTGCACAAGATTCCCCACAGCCTAACCACAAGGCCAAAAAATAA
- the cfap119 gene encoding cilia- and flagella-associated protein 119 isoform X2, translating into MNTKTKVPQALKAKVMLWTDVGYHDMEEIDKMHSIPDLESAFRVDLLEPKRGVLLELYVQAVLFCRECNFIKEQTSALLSIIKSIHEANIETPLDNIEQCFKYCKELLLCHSVRRPPFSINLFSSEEVNCILKYIHNGYVRHYKLYKYIFTPQVKLDLSLTYSGISDQDEPTMEDSSAPDFENEIKKETKAAPNTESKASIEEPQGALLGSKSELKALIEKEVREQMTLVSGQLDQRMKDIADQHNSAQDSPQPNHKAKK; encoded by the exons ATGAATACGAAAACAAAG GTACCACAGGCCCTGAAAGCTAAAGTGATGCTATG GACAGATGTAGGCTACCATGACATGGAGGAGATCGACAAAATGCATTCCATTCCTGATCTGGAAAG TGCGTTTAGAGTCGACCTACTTGAACCAAAAAGAGGAGTTCTGCTGGAGTTGTATGTCCAGGCGGTGCTTTTTTGCAGGGAGTGCAACTTCATAAAGGAACAAACTTCTGCTCTCTTGTCTATCATCAAGTCCATCCATGAGGCTAACATAG AAACTCCACTCGACAACATAGAACAGTGTTTCAAATACTGCAAGGAGCTACTTCTCTGTCACTCAGTCAGG CGCCCTCCCTTTAGTATCAACCTCTTCAGCTCTGAGGAGGTGAACTGTATCTTAAAGTACATCCATAACGGCTATGTGAGACACTACAAACTCTACAAATATATTTTCACCCCACAG gtAAAACTTGATTTGTCTTTGACTTACTCTGGGATCTCAGACCAGGATGAACCTACCATGGAGGATTCTTCTGCTCCAG ATTTTGAAAATgagattaaaaaagaaacaaaagcagCGCCAAATACAGAAAGCAAAGCATCCATCGAAGAGCCGCAGGGAGCCTTACTCG GTTCAAAATCAGAACTGAAGGCACTGATCGAGAAAGAGGTCAGAGAGCAGATGACGCTTGTGTCTGGACAATTAGATCAGCGAATGAAAGACATTGCAGATCAGCACAACAGTGCACAAGATTCCCCACAGCCTAACCACAAGGCCAAAAAATAA
- the LOC114547911 gene encoding interleukin-21 receptor isoform X1, with product MSGPSGVMDCCSLLRLKPMLLIVFLFGSTNIVCLHGNPITGVDHDLRCVNDYLFTINCSLSIAPSENCLDSNSCYWLTFKSRYKNTFVCMLKNTNGDYFCSVNTFNPMPDDDNHYSEHFDDLDSFKISLCHNKTDGSELCEKLDDEYTPVTNIKPNAPCCLTVTHNSSQHLFTWRNTYEEVGQDSDMMDNLKYQLHYYKRGDKHNVLSHEINSDDKNYSVGNQNFVPDTKYTARVRSSPNQATYQGQWSDWSSELYWETESAVKDLPSNSFVSGLVKVLVPLFMMVTFILLFCYAPFKCRKSAFIPTPAPYFDTLYRDCQGDFKSWVVTQKNTYMLKTEETLQIDTLIECAVGEEEECQPHFHHQLMEGSTYSNITDPGCDASLLGIPYAVSTMAPLSFPGSSLQSLTLHSQGGSPTEGDSGCWLERDPPWYCNEYCTLSAFQQSSPVTAEHHGGTINKILPNRDDQSGGHHWSIS from the exons ATGTCTGGACCTTCTGGTGTGATGGATTGTTGCTCTCTGCTGAGGCTGAAGCCAATGCTGCTGATCGTGTTTCTGTTCGGATCTACTAACATTGTCTGTCTGCATGGAAATCCTATCACAG GTGTGGACCATGATCTTCGCTGTGTCAACGATTACCTGTTCACCATCAACTGCTCCCTGAGCATCGCACCATCAGAAAACTGCTTAGACAGCAACAGCTGCTACTGGCTCACTTTCAAAAGCAGATataa AAATACGTTTGTGTGTATGCTGAAAAACACCAATGGGGATTACTTCTGCTCCGTTAACACATTCAATCCAATGCCTGATGACGACAATCATTACTCTGAGCACTTTGACGATTTAGATTCTTTTAAAATCTCGCTATGCCACAACAAAACTGATGGGTCTGAACTGTGTGAAAAACTGGATGACGAATACACGCCTGTGACAAACA TTAAACCCAACGCACCGTGCTGCCTCACAGTCACCCACAACTCAAGTCAACACCTCTTCACCTGGAGAAACACCTATGAGGAAGTTGGTCAGGACTCCGATATGATGGACAACTTGAAGTATCAGCTCCATTACTACAAAAGAGGAGACAAACACAAT GTGTTATCGCATGAAATTAACTCAGACGACAAGAATTATTCTGTGGGTAATCAGAATTTTGTACCAGACACCAAGTACACTGCCAGAGTGCGGTCAAGTCCTAATCAGGCTACTTACCAGGGACAGTGGAGCGACTGGTCTTCTGAGCTTTACTGGGAGACGGAGTCAGCTGTGAAAG ACCTCCCATCAAATTCATTTGTTTCTGGACTGGTTAAGGTGCTCGTTCCCTTATTTATGATGGTGACATTCATCTTACTTTTCTGCTACGCTCCATTTAA GTGCCGGAAGAGTGCCTTCATCCCAACTCCAGCACCCTATTTCGACACCCTGTACAGGGACTGCCAGGGAGATTTCAAG AGCTGGGTGGTTActcaaaaaaacacatacatgctGAAGACAGAGGAAACGCTCCAAATTGACACGCTAATCGAGTGCGCAGTTGGCGAGGAGGAAGAGTGTCAGCCCCACTTTCACCACCAGCTCATGGAGGGTAGCACGTACAGCAATATAACTGACCCAGGCTGTGATGCTTCTCTCCTGGGGATCCCGTACGCTGTGAGCACCATGGCTCCGTTGTCATTTCCAGGGAGCTCACTCCAGAGTCTGACCCTCCACTCACAGGGAGGGAGTCCTACTGAAGGAGACTCAGGGTGTTGGCTGGAGAGGGACCCTCCCTGGTACTGCAATGAGTACTGCACCCTGAGCGCCTTCCAGCAGAGTAGTCCAGTCACAGCAGAGCACCATGGGGGGACCATCAACAAAATCCTGCCCAACAGGGACGATCAGAGCGGAGGCCATCACTGGAGCATAAGCTGA
- the LOC114548306 gene encoding tubby protein homolog isoform X1, producing MEDPDIRQQKLDNQRTLLMKKQQKKRADSQMVVANRDARQKNRKHKAARSDETPLLISQSLSNTSLSDQVEHAHDNPLDEITLGECDMTARMMLDEVSLENPVTPKKMNLEIDKEPEVKCEVENNAQTEGKKTKKNEVKKEKAKHMEQNNEKEKEKEKKEKKTKKDKVKESEDPEKTNKTTKQERKKKHLQEASTQETESVVEMESPKKNKCDESDNEEEDRSQRPVPQSPMKKKLNTTRCQISDKSKEGEIQEKEKKTKKAEKTPPSLASLNSNYREGSSSGSESNERATSPMSVEDLEKFALRPAPRDVTIQCRVTRDRRGMEKGMYPTYYLHMEKEDGKRVGTSAQVFLMAGRKRKKCKTSNYLISTDPTNLSRDTNCYIGKLRSNVLGTKFTVYDGGENPEKKPFVKECESVRQELAAICYETNVLGFRGPRKMTVIIPGMLETDERVPVHPKNELETLLVRHVNSNTENLVTLVNKSPSWNEQTQSYVLNFHGRVTQASVKNFQIIHPDNDDYIVMQFGRVAEDVFSMDYSFPMCALQAFAITLSSFDGKLASV from the exons ATGGAGGACCCAGACATACGACAACAGAAGCTGGACAACCAG CGAACCCTTTTGAtgaaaaagcagcaaaagaaAAGGGCTGATTCCCAAATGGTGGTAGCCAATCGAGATGCTCGCCAAAAGAACCGAAAGCACAAAGCTGCCCGCTCTGATGAAACACCTCTGTTGATCAGCCAATCCCTGAGCAACACTTCCCTGAGTG ATCAAGTTGAACATGCCCATGATAACCCATTGGATGAGATCACATTAGGTGAATGTGACATGACAGCAAGAATGATGTTAGATGAGGTGTCTTTAGAGAATCCTGTTACTCCCAAGAAAATGAACTTGGAGATTGACAAAGAGCCTGAGGTGAAGTGTGAAGTGGAGAATAATGCTCAGACGGAaggaaaaaagacaaagaagaatgaagtgaaaaaagaaaaagccaaaC ATATGGAACAGAACAatgaaaaggagaaagagaaggagaaaaaggagaaaaaaactaaaaaagacaAAGTGAAAGAATCTGAAGACCCAGAGAAGACAAACAAGACAACCAAACAAGAGCGTAAAA AGAAACACTTGCAGGAGGCTTCAACTCAAGAGACAGAGTCAGTGGTGGAGATGGAAAGTCCAAAGAAGAATAAATGTGATGAAAGCGACAATGAAGAGGAAGACAGGTCCCAGAGGCCTGTCCCTCAGTCGCCtatgaagaaaaaactcaaCACAA CCAGGTGCCAAATAAGTGACAAGAGCAAAGAGGGAGAAAtccaggaaaaggaaaaaaagacaaagaaagcagaGAAAACTCCACCGAGTCTCGCTTCCCTTAACTCCAACTACAGGGAGGGTTCATCCTCAGGCAGTGAATCAAATGAAAGA GCAACATCTCCAATGTCAGTGGAGGATCTTGAAAAGTTTGCTTTGCGTCCAGCCCCCAGAGATGTGACGATCCAGTGTAGGGTCACCAGGGACAGGAGAGGCATGGAGAAGGGCATGTACCCAACTTACTACCTCCACATGGAGAAGGAGGATGGCAAGAGGGTCGGCACTTCTGCACAA GTGTTTCTAATGGCAggcagaaaaaggaaaaagtgtAAAACATCCAACTATCTCATCTCCACTGACCCGACAAATCTGTCCAGAGACACAAACTGCTACATAGGAAAACTAAG GTCCAATGTTCTGGGTACAAAGTTCACAGTCTACGATGGAGGTGAAAACCCAGAGAAGAAGCCCTTCGTCAAAGAGTGTGAATCAGTGCGGCAAGAGCTGGCAGCAATTTGCTAC GAGACAAATGTGTTAGGATTTAGGGGTCCCAGGAAAATGACTGTAATCATCCCTGGCATGTTGGAGACCGATGAAAGAGTGCCCGTTCATccaaaaaat GAACTTGAGACTCTACTGGTCCGCCATGTGAATAGCAACACAGAAAACCTGGTCACACTGGTGAATAAATCCCCGAGCTGGAACGAACAGACTCAGTCATATGTGCTTAACTTCCACGGCCGGGTCACCCAGGCCTCGGTCAAGAACTTCCAGATCATCCATCCGGACAACG ATGATTACATTGTGATGCAGTTTGGCCGTGTAGCGGAGGATGTCTTCTCCATGGATTACAGTTTCCCCATGTGTGCCCTGCAAGCCTTTGCCATCACCCTGTCGTCCTTTGATGGTAAACTGGCAT CTGTGTAA
- the cfap119 gene encoding cilia- and flagella-associated protein 119 isoform X1, which yields MNTKTKVPQALKAKVMLWTDVGYHDMEEIDKMHSIPDLESALCSAFRVDLLEPKRGVLLELYVQAVLFCRECNFIKEQTSALLSIIKSIHEANIETPLDNIEQCFKYCKELLLCHSVRRPPFSINLFSSEEVNCILKYIHNGYVRHYKLYKYIFTPQVKLDLSLTYSGISDQDEPTMEDSSAPDFENEIKKETKAAPNTESKASIEEPQGALLGSKSELKALIEKEVREQMTLVSGQLDQRMKDIADQHNSAQDSPQPNHKAKK from the exons ATGAATACGAAAACAAAG GTACCACAGGCCCTGAAAGCTAAAGTGATGCTATG GACAGATGTAGGCTACCATGACATGGAGGAGATCGACAAAATGCATTCCATTCCTGATCTGGAAAG TGCTTTATGCAGTGCGTTTAGAGTCGACCTACTTGAACCAAAAAGAGGAGTTCTGCTGGAGTTGTATGTCCAGGCGGTGCTTTTTTGCAGGGAGTGCAACTTCATAAAGGAACAAACTTCTGCTCTCTTGTCTATCATCAAGTCCATCCATGAGGCTAACATAG AAACTCCACTCGACAACATAGAACAGTGTTTCAAATACTGCAAGGAGCTACTTCTCTGTCACTCAGTCAGG CGCCCTCCCTTTAGTATCAACCTCTTCAGCTCTGAGGAGGTGAACTGTATCTTAAAGTACATCCATAACGGCTATGTGAGACACTACAAACTCTACAAATATATTTTCACCCCACAG gtAAAACTTGATTTGTCTTTGACTTACTCTGGGATCTCAGACCAGGATGAACCTACCATGGAGGATTCTTCTGCTCCAG ATTTTGAAAATgagattaaaaaagaaacaaaagcagCGCCAAATACAGAAAGCAAAGCATCCATCGAAGAGCCGCAGGGAGCCTTACTCG GTTCAAAATCAGAACTGAAGGCACTGATCGAGAAAGAGGTCAGAGAGCAGATGACGCTTGTGTCTGGACAATTAGATCAGCGAATGAAAGACATTGCAGATCAGCACAACAGTGCACAAGATTCCCCACAGCCTAACCACAAGGCCAAAAAATAA
- the LOC114548306 gene encoding tubby protein homolog isoform X2 produces MEDPDIRQQKLDNQRTLLMKKQQKKRADSQMVVANRDARQKNRKHKAARSDETPLLISQSLSNTSLSDQVEHAHDNPLDEITLGECDMTARMMLDEVSLENPVTPKKMNLEIDKEPEVKCEVENNAQTEGKKTKKNEVKKEKAKHMEQNNEKEKEKEKKEKKTKKDKVKESEDPEKTNKTTKQERKKKHLQEASTQETESVVEMESPKKNKCDESDNEEEDRSQRPVPQSPMKKKLNTTRCQISDKSKEGEIQEKEKKTKKAEKTPPSLASLNSNYREGSSSGSESNERATSPMSVEDLEKFALRPAPRDVTIQCRVTRDRRGMEKGMYPTYYLHMEKEDGKRVFLMAGRKRKKCKTSNYLISTDPTNLSRDTNCYIGKLRSNVLGTKFTVYDGGENPEKKPFVKECESVRQELAAICYETNVLGFRGPRKMTVIIPGMLETDERVPVHPKNELETLLVRHVNSNTENLVTLVNKSPSWNEQTQSYVLNFHGRVTQASVKNFQIIHPDNDDYIVMQFGRVAEDVFSMDYSFPMCALQAFAITLSSFDGKLACE; encoded by the exons ATGGAGGACCCAGACATACGACAACAGAAGCTGGACAACCAG CGAACCCTTTTGAtgaaaaagcagcaaaagaaAAGGGCTGATTCCCAAATGGTGGTAGCCAATCGAGATGCTCGCCAAAAGAACCGAAAGCACAAAGCTGCCCGCTCTGATGAAACACCTCTGTTGATCAGCCAATCCCTGAGCAACACTTCCCTGAGTG ATCAAGTTGAACATGCCCATGATAACCCATTGGATGAGATCACATTAGGTGAATGTGACATGACAGCAAGAATGATGTTAGATGAGGTGTCTTTAGAGAATCCTGTTACTCCCAAGAAAATGAACTTGGAGATTGACAAAGAGCCTGAGGTGAAGTGTGAAGTGGAGAATAATGCTCAGACGGAaggaaaaaagacaaagaagaatgaagtgaaaaaagaaaaagccaaaC ATATGGAACAGAACAatgaaaaggagaaagagaaggagaaaaaggagaaaaaaactaaaaaagacaAAGTGAAAGAATCTGAAGACCCAGAGAAGACAAACAAGACAACCAAACAAGAGCGTAAAA AGAAACACTTGCAGGAGGCTTCAACTCAAGAGACAGAGTCAGTGGTGGAGATGGAAAGTCCAAAGAAGAATAAATGTGATGAAAGCGACAATGAAGAGGAAGACAGGTCCCAGAGGCCTGTCCCTCAGTCGCCtatgaagaaaaaactcaaCACAA CCAGGTGCCAAATAAGTGACAAGAGCAAAGAGGGAGAAAtccaggaaaaggaaaaaaagacaaagaaagcagaGAAAACTCCACCGAGTCTCGCTTCCCTTAACTCCAACTACAGGGAGGGTTCATCCTCAGGCAGTGAATCAAATGAAAGA GCAACATCTCCAATGTCAGTGGAGGATCTTGAAAAGTTTGCTTTGCGTCCAGCCCCCAGAGATGTGACGATCCAGTGTAGGGTCACCAGGGACAGGAGAGGCATGGAGAAGGGCATGTACCCAACTTACTACCTCCACATGGAGAAGGAGGATGGCAAGAGG GTGTTTCTAATGGCAggcagaaaaaggaaaaagtgtAAAACATCCAACTATCTCATCTCCACTGACCCGACAAATCTGTCCAGAGACACAAACTGCTACATAGGAAAACTAAG GTCCAATGTTCTGGGTACAAAGTTCACAGTCTACGATGGAGGTGAAAACCCAGAGAAGAAGCCCTTCGTCAAAGAGTGTGAATCAGTGCGGCAAGAGCTGGCAGCAATTTGCTAC GAGACAAATGTGTTAGGATTTAGGGGTCCCAGGAAAATGACTGTAATCATCCCTGGCATGTTGGAGACCGATGAAAGAGTGCCCGTTCATccaaaaaat GAACTTGAGACTCTACTGGTCCGCCATGTGAATAGCAACACAGAAAACCTGGTCACACTGGTGAATAAATCCCCGAGCTGGAACGAACAGACTCAGTCATATGTGCTTAACTTCCACGGCCGGGTCACCCAGGCCTCGGTCAAGAACTTCCAGATCATCCATCCGGACAACG ATGATTACATTGTGATGCAGTTTGGCCGTGTAGCGGAGGATGTCTTCTCCATGGATTACAGTTTCCCCATGTGTGCCCTGCAAGCCTTTGCCATCACCCTGTCGTCCTTTGATGGTAAACTGGCATGTGAGTGA